The Bubalus kerabau isolate K-KA32 ecotype Philippines breed swamp buffalo chromosome 16, PCC_UOA_SB_1v2, whole genome shotgun sequence genome includes a region encoding these proteins:
- the OASL gene encoding LOW QUALITY PROTEIN: 2'-5'-oligoadenylate synthase-like protein (The sequence of the model RefSeq protein was modified relative to this genomic sequence to represent the inferred CDS: substituted 3 bases at 3 genomic stop codons): protein MAVSLELFDTPASRLNSFVAQCQHNIKAWKEDVVKAVQSVEKFLKKQHFQGDHGLGQKVLKVIQVGSFGNGTVLRNHVEVELVMFLSGFSSFQEEASNHNHHEHVLSMLCEKLTDCPDLLHLQPQNLRLVHGVTSAVAFAIQTWEMEEQVTVTIVPAFRVLRPSVPNFXPSPEVYVRLIKACCTLGQFSPSFSELQRNFVKYKPTKLKSLLRLAKHWYLEYMKAKCPRAELPPMYALELLTVYAWETGNEEKERFRMDKGLITVLLLLTKYQRLCIYWTKYYTLQNPVIEDFVRNQLKEKRPIILDPADSTYNVATGYRWDIVAQSARHCLKQSCCYDNNETCIPNWKLKFAXDIKVTVEQWGCVDFIIQVNPYETIQKLKEKTQCKLESSAPQHLSFQDPGAERQVLRNISSLADYSIFSDARVSLLQIVSPEMQVFVKNPCGGSHTYAIYSSSLVLDLKCQTEVREGLLIKKQQLEFQGQVLQDEWSLSFCGVXDSTTLILSKKTAE, encoded by the exons ATGGCAGTATCCCTGGAGCTGTTTGATACCCCAGCTTCTAGGCTGAactcctttgtggctcagtgcCAGCATAACATCAAGGCGTGGAAAGAAGACGTGGTGAAGGCTGTGCAGTCCGTGGAGAAGTTCCTGAAGAAGCAGCACTTCCAGGGGGACCATGGGCTGGGCCAGAAGGTGCTGAAGGTGATCCAG GTGGGCTCCTTCGGGAATGGCACGGTACTCAGGAACCACGTGGAGGTGGAGCTGGTGATGTTCCTGAGCGGTTTTAGCAGCTTCCAGGAGGAAGCCAGCAACCACAATCACCACGAGCACGTTCTGAGCATGCTCTGTGAAAAGCTCACGGATTGCCCGGATCTGCTTCACCTCCAGCCCCAGAACCTGAGGCTGGTCCACGGAGTCACCTCTGCTGTCGCCTTTGCCATTCAGACCTGGGAGATGGAAGAGCAAgtcactgtcaccatcgtgccgGCCTTCAGGGTCCTGA GGCCTTCTGTTCCCAACTTTTAGCCCTCCCCAGAGGTCTATGTGAGACTGATTAAGGCCTGCTGTACTCTTGGACAGTTCTCCCCATCCTTCAGCGAGCTGCAGAGAAACTTCGTGAAATACAAGCCAACCAAGCTGAAGAGCCTCCTGCGGCTGGCAAAACACTGGTACCTGGAG TATATGAAAGCCAAGTGCCCTAGGGCAGAGCTGCCCCCAATGTATGCCCTTGAGCTACTGACCGTCTATGCCTGGGAAACGGGTAATGAGGAGAAAGAGCGTTTCAGGATGGACAAAGGCCTGatcactgtgctgctgctgctcacgAAGTATCAGCGTCTCTGCATCTACTGGACCAAGTACTACACGTTGCAGAACCCGGTCATTGAGGACTTTGTCAGAAACCAGCTCAAAGAAAAGAG GCCCATCATCTTGGATCCGGCTGACTCCACCTACAATGTGGCAACAGGCTACAGATGGGATATAGTGGCTCAGAGTGCCCGACATTGCCTGAAACAGTCCTGTTGCTATGACAACAATGAGACATGCATCCCCAACTGGAAACTGAAG TTTGCATGAGACATCAAGGTGACAGTGGAGCAGTGGGGTTGTGTGGATTTCATCATCCAGGTGAACCCTTATGAGACCATACAGAAGCTTAAAGAGAAGACCCAGTGTAAGCTGGAGTCCTCGGCCCcacagcatctgtccttccaggaTCCTGGTGCAGAGCGACAGGTCCTCAGGAACATCTCCTCCTTGGCAGATTACAGTATCTTCTCTGACGCTCGCGTCTCTCTGCTGCAGATCGTCTCTCCTGAGATGCAGGTCTTTGTGAAGAATCCCTGCGGTGGGAGCCACACCTATGCCATTTACTCCAGCAGCTTAGTCCTTGACCTGAAGTGTCAGACTGAAGTGAGGGAGGGGCTACTCataaagaagcaacagctagagtTCCAAGGACAAGTCCTGCAGGATGAGTGGAGTTTGAGTTTCTGTGGTGTCTGAGACAGCACCACCCTCATCCTCTCCAAGAAGACAGCTGAATAG
- the LOC129629541 gene encoding histone H2B type 1-C/E/F/G/I-like yields MPEPAKSAPAPKKGSKKAVTKAQKKDGKKRKRSRKESYSMYVYKVLKQVHPDTSISSKAMGIMNSFVTDIFERIAGEASRLAHYNKRLTITSREVQTAVCLLLPGELAKHAVSEGTKAVTKYTSSK; encoded by the coding sequence ATGCCTGAACCGGCTAAGTCTGCTCCTGCCCCTAAAAAGGGCTctaaaaaagctgtgaccaaggccCAGAAGAAGGACGGCAAGAAGCGCAAGCGCAGCCGCAAGGAGAGCTACTCCATGTACGtgtacaaggtgctgaagcaagtCCATCCGGACACCAGCATCTCGTCCAAGGCCAtgggaatcatgaactcctttgtCACCGACATTTTCGAGCGCATCGCTGGCGAGGCATCGCGCCTGGCGCATTACAACAAGCGCTTGACTATCACATCCAGGGAGGTCCAGACGGCCGTGTGCTTGCTGttacctggggagctggccaagcatgccgtgtccgagggcactaaggctgtcaccaagtataccagctccaagtaa